TAATCCTAAATTCTTTCATAGTTGGGCATATTGCAATGAAATGTTGAATAGTTTCATTTTGCTCTGTGTTACATAAGGTACACTGTGTACTAACCGCTCGGTTAAAAGAGTTGGCATTTAATGGCAGCATAACGGCTCTGGCTCTCACTATAATGAATGTTTTATCCAGATTATAGAAATCTTCCATGTAATCTACGCCAACATTGTAATTTAAAAATCTATTGTAACGGGTTTCGGTTGTTAGGGCTCGATCAAgtttttccaaataatttcgTAACTTGGGTTCTTGCATCAATGcattagtttttatttgcttcGCTCAACCTGCTTACTAACGCTTCTGcccagaaaatttttctattccATATCTTTAACGctagtttatgtggcagtctttCGTCTCCATATTGATACAGCGCTTTGGAAATATAATTTATATGCATTTGTAGCATGTAGAAGTGATTGTCAACTGTAACGGTTTCCAACTACATATTGTAGTTCGGTATAAAATCAGTGAGTTTAAGAGAGTACCTTTGAAGCTTGTCCACCTCTTCAAACCAGGAGTAGCCGTATATTTGAGGAGCATACGACTGCGTGGATCTGCATACACTCTTAAAAATTCTCCACTTTGACAAAATGGTAAACTGTGGTCGGTTTATCAGTGCTTTCCACGTTGAATTAATGCAGCTTTTGGATAATCTATTCCTTTTCGCGGGTGTTAGCATAACTCCCAAGTAACAATATTCATTTACTATTTCGATGTTCTGATTTCGGTATGACCATTCATTGTCTGCAGGTAATCGACCTCCGTTTCTGAACACCATTATCTTTGATTTCTCCAGATTTACCATAAGATTCCATTGTATACAATACTCTTCAAGCTTAAATATCATATTTTGCAATATCAATCTCTCTTCTGTCAGTATAACTATATCGTCTACATATAAGAACACTCTAATATTGAGGTCCTCTAACATTAGACCGCTTTCCAGCCAGTCATGGAGATCATTTAAATAAAGAGTGAAAAGTTGCGGAGATAGACTTCCTTGCCTCACGACTGGATACGTGATGAAGTACTCTGATAAATCATTGCCTGTCCATACAACAGGTTTTGTATTTTGGTATAGAGTCTTTATCATATTCACCATTTTGGTGGAAATTCCTGCAGAATGCAATTCATTTATCAAAATGTTTCTTGATACCCTATTGAAAGCCCTGGAAAAGTCGACAAAAAAGgcatacacctttttcttctctGCCAATTTCAGGTGAACTATAGACGACAGGTTGAATACATTGTCCACTGTTGAATGGCTTGCTCTGAAATCAGCTTAATACTCGTTTAGAGCATTGTTTCGTATGGCCCATTTCGCAATTCTTGCATTAAGACTCCTGTCAATACCTTTGCCATTGTGTTCATAAACGATATTCccctaacaaatgaccacattattgcaatattagtccaaatcggatgaacatatacgagggttgctttttagtttttcgggattggacaacccttgtgttgcaatctgccaactgatagctttatcgtaaagcttgacatttttgaggttatacgtactcagaacattttgacatacgagcgctatttgtgttgtttacagtaacttacgTTTCGCAACTGTTGCTCCTCGTAGCGAGGAGGAAAGTTTATGCGCGGCATGCAGACGACATCGCTGCTGTCATCATCACATGGAATACGGAAGGGGCAGAGCGGAAGCTAAGGCGGGTTATGATAAGTGCAAAGAGGACGGACATTCACGGTTTGCAACTGGCGATGCAAAAACGAACTTGCTTCCTTCCGACGAGAGGTTATACGAGGgttaccttttatatttcgggattgtacTACCCttatgttgcaatctgccaactgatagctctatcgtaaatattgacatttttgaggttatacgtactcagaacattttgacataggagcgctatttgtgttctttacagtaacttaaaagattcaccTCGCGTAAAATGCAAAATTAACGTGAATTTTCGTGCGATAATTTTTAGAACTTTCGACGCGAATTAACTCAACAAAAGtgtatcgatgaacttaatcCAATTTTCGGCGATGAAGCTCCACCAAAAAAGGCTTGTGTCGATTGGCCAaaaaaaatgctccaaaaatacgaaacatctgcaattttgagcactcaaaacatggaTTTAATGAGTCATCTGCCGTATAGCACTGTTtgttcccgtacgtaaaaaataaaatgagagttcagcatttttcgacacctgaagaagcgattgaagcgttcagaatgcatgttttggagatatctCAATcaaagtggcaaaagtgcttcgacaatttgttcaaacgcatgcaaaagtgtatagcgcagaggttaggatgcttttgacgctgaacgcctgggtttaaatcccggcgaaactttcagaaaaaattttcagcggtggttttcccctcctaatgctggcaacatctgtgaggtactatgacatgtaaaacttctctccaaagaggtttcgcactgcggcatgccgttcggactcggctacaaaaaaaggcttaagcttaaacttgaatcggactccactcattaatatgtgagaagtacgCCCCTGTTCCTGTTCCTGTTgttagtggaatggtcatgggcaaaattagcaataaTTGTTTATGTGTTCTcgaatcccgaaatataaaaggcaaccctcgtatatggaagctatatccaaatctgaaccgattttttgcgATTTTGGTAAGCTACCTTTCTACCCCTAAAAAAAGTAtgtgtgtgccaaatttgaagacgattggatgaaaattgcgacccgtagtttgtacacaaattaacatggatagacagacggacggacagacagacagtcataatacactgtaccacagtggaGGTGTAGAATATAAATATTGACATCCTTGGCGTTAATTAGGGATTGCTAAGTGCAAAAGCTGAATCTAAGAAGGAATCTTTGTCAAATATAAAAACCTGTTTTTAAACCTTGTTAATACAATCGCTTTTCGCGACATTTTTTCGCAGTTACTtattttagaagaaaaaaaactcgctgattttattcagtaggacatttccTTATaacttatgaaaaaatttatttatgttatcatcgagatttttgtagtgtttcataaaaacaagtaaaaaggcgttaagttcggccgggccgaactttggatatccaccacctcgggtatatatgtaaaccttctggaatggatatttcaatgtattgcaagtggaatgacaaaatgaatatacctccatctttcggtggtgggtataataactacGAAGAACATGTGTTTTCAAATGTGAAAAGCGAACATAGCACTAAACTTAACATGACAACTTTAAAATCATCCCAGTTAAAATAACAACAGCTAAACGTATATTCCTGTTTTCGATACTTTTTACTTTGGCGGCAAAATTATGTTTGAAATTCCAACCAGCTTGAATCGATAAGGTTCGTTTCTATAAGAATAGAATCCCAAAccctattaaaaaaaatttgcaaaatgtgGTGTTGCAAATTTATTGGTAGGCTATTAATATCGCGATTTCGAGGCCCAGCACCCAAGCGATGCGGATCGTATCATTCTTAGAGGAGGCGGTtatttccttcttacattccaagactgtccTTGACCTCACCGTCCTTGTTGTTATAGCCCTGATGATCATCTTACTTTCCGTCATGATGTCCGCATTCTGTGAGCATCCGAATTTCCATATGCAGGACCGTGTTATTGGCAGGCTgccggaaacagatctcagtctctgggtcctctagttttgattcatccgtgtggTATAAACTACCAGTTGGCAATACCATAGTTATGTCAATCTAAGACCGTACCACTGCCAGCAGTGTCTTGCATTCGACTTCAAGCGTTGTGTCAAGTATCCGATCTAAAACCTCTTGTAATCTATAGGTTTGCTATTGTCGCCCCAATTATTCGCTGTGGTACGACCAGCTCCTATTTTCCACCCACTCTCATCGCCTaaagtttcatagccgcagtggctgcctcatacttaatctgtaatCTAGTTCCCTAGTAGAAGTGGCTCCCATCATTCCGCCTTTGCCAACATaatatgttctctaaacctgttgcgGGAAAGGCTCATTTACTACTTGTTTTTGAAATCTAAATCCAAAGACAGGCCCTGATAttaatttataataatttttgaaacaattttttttatctttttgacTTAAACCTAAAGAAAGTGAATAGCATATTGACTTTGTTTATGTTTCTGTCTTGCATTAAACAATTTTAGAGAGACTCAAAAAGATTTCACATTAGCAAGAGTTCGATGCATTATTTCTCGACCAAGCTGAATGTTGAGTTTTAAAAACCCCAATGCTAATACGAAGGTTTGCTTAAACATTCAAGTCAATTCTCTCTTCCCTCTCGTTTATAATCACAGGAAGTAATATTTGCTTCAGATCTGAACTAGACCATTTGTTTTTCTAGCCTTCCATGCTTTTTCTAACACAAAATACCATCGACCCAATTTAAAGTGAATGAACCACCTTAATGTATACCACCTTCCCAGCCCCTTAGCAACCACGTGGTTGaggaaatcaattaaaaaatctgGTTTGGCCATGTTTCTTTGCTttcttatgaattttttatgaattcaatgaaaatggaattttattttttttttttgctttttttcttaatcaccaaattttgatttgattgtCCAGCTGTCTGCTTTGAGGCATTACAACGTGGTGAGAGCTTTCCAAGCCTCTTTTCTTTAACAGAAGTGGAGGCTATTGAATTGCTCGCGGTTATTCTTGACCATGTTGTTGTAGTGCCAGGCACTCAAAGGCGAGGTTGCTTGAACCACATTGCGGCTGGGCACCTCCAGAGCGTAGCCAATGCGAGGACTAGAGGACAACTCATACTTGTTAGCCGATACAGTCAGAGAGTTGCGTAATGGACTGACATCCTTGACGGGGCATGATTTGCGAGATGAACGATTTTTATGGACCATGTTGACAAATTTAGATTGCTTGGTTGCTAGGGGTGTTGAGAAATCAGGGCACGCTCTGGATGAGGGTTAGCACGGAAAATTCTAGGTGGTTACCGCAATTGGAGGTTCTGGAACCTTTCTTGGAGGATAAATGTTTGGATAGGCTGTGAAAGAGAGAGATCATTAGTTTCACAGTATAAGAGAGGATTTTTTAAGCTTTTAACTCACCTTATGTTAGCGTATAACTTAGCTTTGGTGTCGGCCCGGTTATTCATTGACACATAGGATTTTCAATAATTTGGAgtggaaattttgaaagaaatttctcagagggttttttttttaaacaactttgccaaagaGCAAGACGCTTGGAGCTGATTATCTGTTGGTTGTGGctttgataccaaaacacgaatGATGACCTCCTTTGGCTGGAGCTGCTTTTTATACTCGTTGGCTATCATGCACTCTCAGCGTGCTGTCTAGCTGCTGTgttcgcctgtccgtccgtccagcaTTTAGAAATACTACACTTGGGTGATTTTTTCATTTTGAGAAACTCGTTTAAAGCCAGCCAGTGTCTCGTCCATTTGCATATTCATTTGCTTGCTTTAATTTCATTCGGATCGAAAAAGAccataaaaagtgtttgttacTCATCCCATGTGACGAGAGCTGCCGGTGTTAGTCCAAATAGTGCTAGACACGCTCCAAAGAGACACcactaacaacaaaaaaactctATTTGTATATTGTTAATAGAATTCATTtctattaacatttttatttgtttgtttacaattttcttaatatttcttCAAAGCAAAACCATCCAACTTACTGCAACAAATTTATATTCCTAATTAGAAGGGTGATTTTAAGGGTGGTAGACCTTAACCCTTTGACAGTAGAAGGATGTGCTTTAATgatattttgtatttatatcctacaccaccattgtgttacagggtattataacttagtgcatttgtttgtaacacccagaaggaagagagatagacccattgataagtatatcgatcgactcagaatcgctttttgattcgatttagctatgtccgtctgtctgtctgttcggatttggatatagctcccatatatatgttcggccgatttaggctaatattgcaataatgtcatttgtaaatcgattctatcgaaatttggcaggaacgattttctcttgactctcgacattactgatgaatttcatagaaatcgattcaaatttagataaagctctcatatatacgaattgcccgattttcactcctagagccaccgcaagcgcatttattgacctatcttGCCAAAAGTGCAGTGCTTttttcgacgactaccacaatatctaagaacttttctcaaaatcggttcagatttagatatagctcccgtacatatgttcgtccaattttgaaaaatgttgtaaTAGAGTGCTCATTTgtaaatcgattctctcgaaatttggcaggaaggattttctcatgactcctAAATTAATAGTTGTaaatttcataggaatcggttcagatttagatgtagctgccatgtatgtatatcgcccgattttcacatcAAAAGCTTCTGCAAGCGCATAAATGAtcatcttggcaaaattttgcacaacgcgttcctcgacgactaccacaatatctaagaaatttggtcgaaatggtATCCGATTTTGGGTAAATTGCAATAACGTTGTCATTGTCAACAGTAGTTAttaaagtttgaacatatttgctcaaaatttgatacgaattGATTTATAATTCATCTGAAAACATCAGCCGAGGTtaatcgaaattggttcagaattagatatagctcccactttgtccTTTAGAGTAGGTGTAGAGAAAAAACAGTCGGTCCTTtcagtaaaatgcaaattttcccattaacattccataagAAACAGggtgatacttctctcatatcaagtAGTGCTGtacgatacaagtttaagctcatgatGATAAGAGAGCTCCTTTTAATACCGAGTCCGTACGCATGCCGCAGAGCGGCACCATTTTGTAGACAAGTTTACACAGCTTATTACCTAGGGTTATTACCCCACATGTGTTGCCAGCACTATTAGGGTCTAACTAccactgaaaatatttttgatgatcTCTCAACGGGATTTGAACCAAAGCGTTCCATAATAGGATTCTGAATTCTCACAAATCTATGAAATCTAGTCCTCAACTCGTGACAGTTCCGGAAGAGGAATAAAaatgaaagaagccgtaagaCACAGAATGCCTTGCTCTCTGCGGTGGGGGGTGTGCGGCGGAAAGTGGGGAGTTACCCCAAGACATTGGTATTGTAAAAAGCTGTGAATAGGAGAGGTCGTATAATGGAACATTCGAAACAAATAATTGATATGGGACAGCTGAGGTCTACACTGCAGGCTGATTTGAAAGCAAGGTTGAATATAAAGCATATTGGGGTGAATATTCGAAACTATGCAGTCAAGGTTGCGCTTTGGCTTGGAAAACTCGGTAGGCTAAAGGAGGACAGGTGTGGGAAGCTGAAGAGGGTCTCAGACTATCTGGTATCAATGGCATTTACTCCCgagaatatttgaaaaaaaaaacttcgttaTGAAGTTCTGGCGTAATAATGTGGTTGGGTTATATTTGGCTAGACAATCACAACCGGCTGTTGtcggcgaactcaaacaccacaaaatgtgaacaaaatatttgtgtatTGCAGCATAAATCCATATAATGATACTGGTGATCTAAAAAAGAACTGCAACAGTAGCTGAAATCGTTCGGAGAGTTAAGGCTCAAATTCAACGAAATCCACACCGTAGTAACAATCAAATGGCTAAAGGTCTGAAAATATCCCGTAAAAGGATGCAATATATCGATGTCTTAATATgaaaagggcctaactcaatgTTCTTCCAAAatggtttttttgtttaatcTGGAAGACAAATGTCAAATGCACCTTCTCAAAATTTCAGGTGAATACAATTGTAAATAAGACTTATAACGAACAAAAAGGCCTGTGGAAAGATTTTTTCTTTCTCCTGTAAAGTAACACAAAATTGAGTTAGGCTCTTTTTATATTAATCCATCGATATATTAAAAAACGAGTTCAAGGTAAGGCCTTACAAGTTCCCCACATGACCTTAAGTAAAAGCAAAAAAGTTAGACTCCAAAGAGTTAAGAATTGCTGCACTTTAATTAACGTGGCGAATTTTCGAACAATTTCTCTAAcgagaaatattttccaattgtTTATTAAATAGGCCAAAATACTGGCAGATTATATTCGTGAAGCTTGCAATTCATTTTATGACCGACTGAGAGGAACAGTCAAAGCAAAAGGTGGACAATGACCACTGGTCATATCGAGTAAAAGTAAATGGATTCATTTTGAGCGAAAGTTAATAGATTCTGAAATGTAGATTGCTTCTAATTTTTCTCCTTCGAGTCAATAAGAAATATGTTCACAACAAAGGAGGTCGTTTGAATTGCTAATGTAAAACTTCGTGTCAACTTCcctgtagttccaatcggttctatgagGACTAGTAGttaagtaaattttaaattgatagCTCAGGCAATGttaaatccacactgcctggattATCAGactttgtatcaaggataacacagtgttcgtagccgccgCATGAATGAAGGgagagctcccttaacctcatcgCAGTCtccgcagcaatttgtctagccacaatgtctagatGAATAAggtatagcattaaattcaatgcatcagatagtgtcgtccCCAGTGTGACAGTgacgcacaaacaagccatcctctgTATCCGGCTGAGTTataaacagtaggtggactttagaAATGCCGTCCACCAAACGACAAAAACATAGAAGAGTACAGCCAGTGCATGACATGGTTTAGACTCCCAATGTTGGGCGAATGGTTATATGTTCATATGCAGGTGTATGGGGCAGGAgtttccctttccaaaatgttgggttTGAAGTTCCATTTTTGTACAGTATAGAATGGATATCGAAAGTACCAGTGTATGATTTTCTTCTGATTCTCTCTGTAAGCCTCACTTCAATCTGGGAAAAAACTATATTTGCGGACATTATCTATATATGTGCACATTGTTCGGTCGAAAACATGGATGTGGAACGATAGGGATCTTATGCGAGCgcctaaaattaaattattaaatccaCCAACATTAATTCCCTCTCTAGAGCCCAAACTAAATCGGCGAGATAGCTTCATATTGATGGTTGCATTTTTTGACGTATCAAATTAAGGCCAAATCAGATACACCCTTCTGAGGCTTACACAGTAAAGTTCAATAGATTGTTTAGGCCAATGTTGCCCACAGGCTTGCATGTCCAACTTTGgagctgaacgccttggtttgCATTCTGGAGAGaacatcggataacaaatgttaaCGGTGATCATCAATCTCCTCACTAATACAGGCGGTATTTGTGAGGTCATCAGCGTTGTAAAACTTTTCCACAAAATTGTGtcgttaa
The Stomoxys calcitrans chromosome 3, idStoCalc2.1, whole genome shotgun sequence genome window above contains:
- the LOC131993979 gene encoding uncharacterized protein LOC131993979 — protein: MVHKNRSSRKSCPVKDVSPLRNSLTVSANKYELSSSPRIGYALEVPSRNVVQATSPLSAWHYNNMVKNNREQFNSLHFC
- the LOC106080833 gene encoding uncharacterized protein LOC106080833, with the translated sequence MNNRADTKAKLYANISLSKHLSSKKGSRTSNCGNHLEFSVLTLIQSVP